The following are from one region of the Streptomyces rubrogriseus genome:
- a CDS encoding vWA domain-containing protein: MPRSQNYINHVALVLDASSSMRRLSHKVVEVADQQIAYLARRSQELDQETRVTVYVFADQVECVIYDKDVLRMPSLKQMYRVGGMTALLAATLKSQRELAQTAQLYGDHSFLTFVLTDGQENVSHRCPDAPARDPRALVEAVSRMIETQADNWTLAVLVPDQMGKREAMQYGFPKDNIAIWDATSTQGLEEAGQVIQEATEKFMVGRTKGIRGSRAVFSTGGDAVNKDTIRAAGLTPVESSKYQLIDVTRDVAIRDWVVERGHTYRTGGAFYQLSKSEKVQPKKQISVLEKKTDRVYTGPEARALLGLPDVEVRIKPDHNDEFTIFVQSTSVNRKLVPNTRLLLML; encoded by the coding sequence ATGCCCAGGAGCCAGAACTACATCAACCACGTCGCTCTCGTGCTGGACGCCAGTTCGTCCATGCGGCGCCTCAGTCACAAGGTGGTCGAGGTCGCCGACCAGCAGATCGCCTACCTGGCCCGCCGGTCGCAGGAGCTGGACCAGGAGACCCGCGTCACGGTGTACGTCTTCGCCGACCAGGTGGAGTGCGTCATCTACGACAAGGACGTGCTGCGGATGCCGTCGCTGAAGCAGATGTACCGGGTCGGCGGCATGACGGCGCTGCTGGCGGCCACGCTCAAGTCGCAGCGGGAGCTGGCGCAGACGGCCCAGCTGTACGGCGACCACAGCTTCCTGACCTTCGTCCTCACGGACGGACAGGAGAACGTGAGCCACCGCTGCCCGGACGCCCCCGCCAGGGACCCGCGCGCACTGGTCGAGGCCGTGTCCCGGATGATCGAGACCCAGGCGGACAACTGGACGCTGGCCGTCCTCGTGCCGGACCAGATGGGCAAGCGCGAGGCCATGCAGTACGGGTTCCCGAAGGACAACATCGCCATCTGGGACGCCACGAGCACCCAGGGTCTCGAGGAGGCCGGGCAGGTCATCCAGGAGGCCACCGAGAAGTTCATGGTGGGGCGCACCAAGGGCATCCGCGGGTCGCGGGCCGTGTTCTCCACGGGCGGGGACGCGGTCAACAAGGACACCATCAGGGCGGCCGGCCTCACGCCGGTGGAGTCGTCGAAGTACCAGCTGATCGACGTCACCCGGGACGTGGCGATCCGCGACTGGGTCGTCGAGCGCGGGCACACCTACCGCACCGGTGGTGCCTTCTACCAGCTGAGCAAGTCGGAGAAGGTCCAGCCGAAGAAGCAGATATCGGTGCTGGAGAAGAAGACGGACCGGGTGTACACGGGGCCCGAGGCCCGCGCCCTGCTCGGCCTGCCGGACGTGGAGGTCCGCATCAAGCCCGACCACAACGACGAATTCACGATCTTCGTGCAGAGCACGAGCGTGAACCGGAAGCTCGTACCGAACACGCGGCTCCTGCTCATGCTCTGA
- a CDS encoding dipeptidase has translation MADLQDDLHTGTESGGLDDLPVPLAAEAFPPEPYAPVSDPDDEPLTRAHAVLAAHPVADGCNGLPWALRHLPWYDLELGESAVDTDVPRLREGHVGALLWSLHLPESLDGDRAVGATLEQLDLVKTVVRAHPEGLRLAYDAGQAIDARNCGRVAVLPGPAGAAALGDRLGILRSLHALGLRVLTLSGVSWASEAGLTRFGEEVVREMNRLGVVADLSGACAETIRRTFAVSKAPALCTRSAARALRPHPANLPDDLLVELGAAGGLCMVPLTAEQTGPTVRDVADHLDHVRTVAGPQSVGLSGTYDTGTAHPLELGDPSCYPRLVAELLRRGWDEADVALLTWGNVQRVLRAAAFTAKAAQLRREPSTATIADLDG, from the coding sequence ATGGCAGACCTCCAGGACGACCTGCACACCGGTACCGAGTCCGGTGGGCTCGACGACCTGCCCGTGCCGCTCGCCGCGGAGGCCTTTCCGCCGGAGCCCTACGCTCCGGTGTCCGATCCCGACGACGAGCCGCTGACCCGGGCGCACGCCGTGCTGGCCGCCCATCCGGTCGCCGACGGCTGCAACGGGCTGCCCTGGGCGCTCAGGCACCTGCCCTGGTACGACCTGGAGCTGGGCGAGAGCGCCGTCGACACCGACGTGCCGCGGCTGCGCGAGGGACACGTGGGAGCGCTGCTGTGGTCGCTGCACCTGCCCGAGTCCCTCGACGGGGACCGTGCGGTCGGCGCCACGCTGGAACAGCTCGACCTGGTCAAGACGGTCGTGCGGGCCCACCCGGAGGGGCTGCGCCTGGCGTACGACGCGGGGCAGGCCATCGACGCCCGCAACTGCGGCCGGGTCGCCGTGCTGCCCGGTCCCGCGGGCGCCGCCGCCCTCGGCGACCGCCTCGGCATCCTGCGCTCCCTGCACGCCCTCGGCCTGCGCGTCCTGACGCTGTCCGGGGTGAGCTGGGCGAGCGAGGCGGGGCTGACCCGGTTCGGCGAGGAGGTCGTCCGGGAGATGAACCGGCTCGGTGTCGTCGCCGACCTCTCCGGCGCCTGTGCGGAGACCATCCGGCGTACCTTCGCGGTGTCCAAGGCGCCGGCGCTGTGCACCCGGTCCGCCGCCCGTGCGCTGCGCCCGCACCCCGCGAACCTCCCCGACGACCTGCTGGTGGAGCTGGGCGCGGCCGGCGGCCTGTGCATGGTGCCGCTGACCGCCGAGCAGACCGGTCCGACGGTCCGGGACGTCGCCGACCACCTCGACCACGTCCGCACGGTGGCCGGGCCGCAGAGCGTCGGCCTGTCCGGCACCTACGACACCGGCACCGCGCACCCGCTGGAGCTGGGCGACCCCTCCTGCTACCCCCGGCTGGTCGCCGAACTGCTCAGGCGTGGCTGGGACGAGGCGGACGTGGCCCTGCTGACCTGGGGCAACGTCCAGCGGGTCCTGCGTGCCGCGGCCTTCACCGCGAAGGCGGCCCAGCTGCGCCGGGAGCCGTCCACGGCGACCATCGCCGACCTGGACGGATAG
- a CDS encoding VOC family protein — translation MAPAARFRSVVVDCPDPRELARFYAAVGGGTPDEADPDWVVLQVPGGPRLSFQRASDLTPPEWPRSDRNAQQFHLDFDGGATWAEMDAAHERVLALGARPLDLEDREEKDFMVYADPAGHPFCLCRIEHT, via the coding sequence ATGGCACCCGCGGCACGTTTCCGTTCCGTCGTCGTCGACTGTCCCGACCCCCGTGAGCTGGCCCGCTTCTACGCGGCGGTCGGGGGCGGCACGCCCGACGAGGCGGACCCGGACTGGGTGGTCCTCCAGGTTCCCGGCGGACCCCGCCTGTCCTTCCAGCGGGCCTCGGACCTCACCCCGCCCGAGTGGCCGCGCTCCGACCGCAACGCCCAGCAGTTCCACCTCGACTTCGACGGCGGGGCGACCTGGGCCGAGATGGACGCCGCGCACGAGCGGGTGCTCGCACTGGGTGCCCGGCCGCTGGACCTGGAGGACCGGGAGGAGAAGGACTTCATGGTGTACGCCGATCCGGCGGGGCATCCGTTCTGCCTCTGCCGGATCGAGCACACGTGA
- a CDS encoding LCP family protein, whose translation MNDWPEGWSGDNRGSGYGRGSASARPESARVMRQVRRGATPPPGPGPSAPPYGAGVPQQPSYTDGQGYGGDGYDSGYNTGQVYGGGGGGQGPGRQVRDRPAPDWRRRIKWTAITVVTVLVVTTVGTYFWADSKLNREVDLSKVIERPEAGEGTNYLIVGSDSREGMTADQKKDLHTGSAEGKRTDSMMILHTGDNGSTLISLPRDSDVEIPSFVGSESGKEYPGTGRHTKLNAAYAEDGPELLVRTIEHNTGLRLDHYVEIGFAGFANIVDAVGGVEMDIPQDIKDKKSGADFKKGKQTLNGEEALAFVRTRYALAGSDLDRTKNQQKFLSALASQVATPSTVLNPFKLYPTMGAGLDSLIVDKDMGLFDLASMFWAMKSVSGGEGTSMNMPISGSVGGNLKWDDAKVKKLVEELKNDEKVTVSGN comes from the coding sequence ATGAATGATTGGCCCGAGGGATGGTCCGGTGACAACCGCGGCAGCGGATACGGACGCGGCAGCGCGAGCGCGCGGCCCGAGAGCGCACGTGTGATGCGTCAGGTCCGCCGTGGCGCGACGCCGCCGCCCGGCCCGGGCCCGTCGGCCCCGCCGTACGGCGCCGGGGTGCCCCAGCAGCCGTCGTACACCGACGGCCAGGGGTACGGCGGCGACGGGTACGACAGCGGCTACAACACCGGCCAGGTCTACGGCGGCGGTGGCGGCGGCCAGGGCCCCGGCCGCCAGGTCCGGGACCGGCCCGCGCCGGACTGGCGCCGCCGGATCAAGTGGACCGCGATCACGGTGGTGACCGTGCTGGTCGTCACCACCGTCGGCACCTACTTCTGGGCCGACTCCAAGCTCAACCGCGAGGTCGACCTGTCCAAGGTCATCGAGCGGCCCGAGGCGGGCGAGGGCACGAACTACCTGATCGTCGGCTCCGACAGCCGCGAGGGCATGACCGCCGACCAGAAGAAGGACCTGCACACCGGCTCCGCCGAGGGCAAACGCACCGACTCGATGATGATCCTGCACACCGGGGACAACGGGTCGACGCTGATCTCCCTGCCCCGCGACTCGGACGTGGAGATCCCGAGCTTCGTCGGCTCCGAGTCCGGCAAGGAGTACCCGGGCACCGGCCGGCACACCAAGCTGAACGCCGCCTACGCCGAGGACGGCCCCGAGCTGCTCGTGCGCACCATCGAGCACAACACCGGGCTGCGCCTGGACCACTACGTGGAGATCGGCTTCGCCGGCTTCGCCAACATCGTGGACGCGGTCGGCGGCGTCGAGATGGACATCCCGCAGGACATCAAGGACAAGAAGTCCGGTGCCGACTTCAAGAAGGGCAAGCAGACCCTGAACGGCGAGGAGGCCCTCGCCTTCGTCCGCACCCGGTACGCGCTGGCCGGCTCCGACCTGGACCGCACCAAGAACCAGCAGAAGTTCCTGTCGGCGCTGGCGAGCCAGGTGGCCACCCCGTCGACGGTCCTCAACCCGTTCAAGCTCTACCCGACCATGGGCGCCGGCCTGGACTCCCTGATCGTCGACAAGGACATGGGCCTGTTCGACCTGGCGAGCATGTTCTGGGCGATGAAGAGCGTCAGCGGCGGCGAGGGCACCTCGATGAACATGCCGATCTCGGGCAGCGTCGGCGGCAACCTGAAGTGGGACGACGCCAAGGTGAAGAAGCTCGTCGAGGAGCTGAAGAACGACGAGAAGGTCACCGTCTCCGGGAACTGA
- a CDS encoding LCP family protein, producing MPTPPRSSRVPASTDRGGPPPQRGGPRPSGRPPRPPVRRKKPRWAMRAVTALSVVVLASAGIGHAVLSSLDSDISRFDAFKDMKNRPRAGDGMNVLMVGTDGRDEITDEERRKYRLGGAPCHCTDTIMIVHISEDRERASVVSLPRDSYAETPGHTDRTTGEHHKGHPIKLNAAYAEGGPQLTIRTVENMTRVKIDHYLEVDFTSFMKTVDVLGGVRICTVQPLKDSYTGLDLPAGSHTLMGGQALQYVRARHLDGASDLSRMKRQQRFLAALIDRATSSGILLNPLKFRDVTRAVLGSVRADQGFGTDELLTLGRAMRNFSPSSSEFTTVPIGQMGYAVKGVGSTLKWDPAKSERLFDALREDKPLAAPKPRPKGPAPVRVPVDPKQIRVQVENGTRTSGLGKRVDDALAATGFRTTKAPRNAADRAVERTVVAYDPRWDQSAKSLAAALPGSELKPVKGQGATLKVIAGADFGKVAKVRPADPPQESGTVVRGDEVVCGKE from the coding sequence TTGCCCACGCCGCCCCGCTCGTCCCGGGTCCCGGCCTCGACCGACCGGGGCGGGCCCCCGCCGCAGCGCGGCGGGCCCCGGCCGTCCGGGCGGCCGCCGAGGCCCCCCGTACGGCGGAAGAAGCCGCGCTGGGCCATGCGGGCGGTGACCGCGCTGTCGGTGGTGGTGCTCGCCTCCGCCGGCATCGGGCACGCGGTGCTCTCGAGTCTGGACTCGGACATCTCGCGGTTCGACGCGTTCAAGGACATGAAGAACCGGCCGCGGGCGGGCGACGGCATGAACGTCCTGATGGTCGGCACCGACGGCCGGGACGAGATCACCGACGAGGAGCGGCGCAAGTACCGGCTGGGCGGCGCCCCCTGCCACTGCACCGACACGATCATGATCGTGCACATCTCGGAGGACCGGGAGCGCGCGAGCGTGGTCAGCCTGCCGCGCGACTCGTACGCCGAGACGCCCGGCCACACCGACCGCACCACCGGTGAGCACCACAAGGGACACCCGATCAAGCTGAACGCGGCCTATGCCGAGGGCGGCCCGCAGCTGACGATCCGCACCGTGGAGAACATGACCCGGGTGAAGATCGACCACTATCTGGAGGTCGACTTCACCAGCTTCATGAAGACCGTGGACGTCCTCGGCGGGGTGCGGATCTGCACGGTCCAGCCGCTCAAGGACAGCTACACGGGACTCGACCTGCCGGCGGGCTCCCACACCCTGATGGGCGGGCAGGCGCTGCAGTACGTGCGGGCCCGCCACCTCGACGGCGCCTCGGACCTGAGCCGGATGAAGCGCCAGCAGCGCTTCCTGGCCGCCCTGATCGACCGGGCGACCTCCTCGGGGATCCTGCTGAACCCGCTGAAGTTCCGCGACGTCACCCGGGCCGTGCTCGGCTCGGTCCGGGCCGACCAGGGCTTCGGCACCGACGAGCTGCTGACGCTCGGGCGGGCGATGCGGAACTTCTCGCCGTCGTCCTCCGAGTTCACCACCGTGCCGATCGGACAGATGGGATACGCCGTCAAGGGCGTCGGTTCGACGCTGAAGTGGGACCCGGCCAAGTCGGAACGGCTCTTCGACGCCCTGCGCGAGGACAAGCCGCTGGCCGCGCCGAAACCGAGGCCGAAGGGCCCGGCGCCGGTGCGGGTCCCGGTGGACCCGAAGCAGATCCGCGTCCAGGTGGAGAACGGCACCCGCACCTCCGGGCTCGGCAAGCGGGTGGACGACGCGCTGGCCGCGACCGGGTTCCGTACCACCAAGGCACCGAGGAACGCCGCGGACCGGGCGGTCGAGCGGACCGTCGTCGCCTACGACCCGCGCTGGGACCAGTCGGCGAAGTCACTGGCCGCCGCGCTGCCCGGCAGCGAGCTGAAGCCGGTCAAGGGGCAGGGCGCCACGCTGAAGGTGATCGCGGGCGCCGACTTCGGGAAGGTGGCGAAGGTACGGCCGGCCGACCCGCCGCAGGAGTCGGGAACGGTGGTGCGGGGCGACGAGGTGGTCTGCGGCAAGGAGTGA
- a CDS encoding UDP-glucose dehydrogenase family protein: MALKITVIGTGYLGATHAAAMAELGFEVLGLDVVPEKIEMLQRGEVPMYEPGLRELLGKHVAGIEGSSGRLRFTTDFAEVAAFGDVHFLCVNTPQKHGEYACDMSYVDSALASLAPHLTGPALVVGKSTVPVGSADRLAAYLAEHAPAGDGAELAWNPEFLREGFAVEDTLHPDRLVVGVRSERAERLLREVYATPIEEGSPFVVTDFPTAELVKTAANSFLATKISFINAMAEVCEAAGGDVAKLAEAIGYDDRIGKKFLRAGIGFGGGCLPKDIRAFMARAGELGADQALTFLREIDSINMRQRGQMVELTRQALGGGPFLGKRVAVLGATFKPDSDDVRDSPALNVAGQVHLQGAQVTVYDPKGMDNARRLFPTLGYADTALEAVRGADVVLHLTEWREFRELDPEVLGEAAAARVILDGRNALDPALWRKAGWTYRAMGRPTA; the protein is encoded by the coding sequence ATGGCCCTGAAGATCACCGTGATCGGTACCGGCTATCTCGGCGCCACCCACGCGGCGGCCATGGCCGAGCTCGGTTTCGAGGTGCTGGGTCTCGACGTGGTGCCCGAGAAGATCGAGATGCTCCAGCGGGGCGAGGTCCCGATGTACGAGCCCGGTCTGCGGGAGCTGCTGGGCAAGCACGTCGCCGGGATCGAGGGCTCCAGCGGGCGGCTGCGCTTCACCACCGACTTCGCCGAGGTCGCGGCCTTCGGCGACGTGCACTTCCTGTGCGTGAACACCCCGCAGAAGCACGGCGAGTACGCCTGCGACATGTCGTACGTCGACTCCGCGCTGGCCTCCCTGGCGCCGCACCTGACCGGCCCCGCGCTGGTCGTCGGCAAGTCGACCGTGCCGGTGGGCTCCGCCGACCGGCTGGCGGCCTACCTGGCCGAGCACGCGCCGGCCGGCGACGGGGCCGAGCTGGCCTGGAACCCGGAGTTCCTGCGCGAGGGCTTCGCCGTCGAGGACACCCTGCACCCCGACCGCCTGGTGGTCGGCGTGCGCAGCGAGCGGGCCGAGCGGCTGCTGCGCGAGGTGTACGCGACGCCGATCGAGGAGGGCTCGCCGTTCGTCGTCACGGACTTCCCGACGGCCGAGCTGGTGAAGACCGCCGCGAACTCCTTCCTCGCCACCAAGATCTCCTTCATCAACGCGATGGCGGAGGTCTGCGAGGCGGCGGGCGGCGACGTCGCCAAGCTGGCGGAGGCGATCGGGTACGACGACCGGATCGGGAAGAAGTTCCTGCGGGCCGGGATCGGCTTCGGCGGCGGCTGTCTGCCGAAGGACATCCGGGCGTTCATGGCACGCGCCGGTGAGCTGGGCGCCGACCAGGCGCTGACCTTCCTGCGCGAGATCGACTCCATCAACATGCGCCAGCGCGGCCAGATGGTGGAGCTGACCCGGCAGGCGCTGGGCGGCGGCCCCTTCCTCGGCAAGCGCGTCGCGGTGCTCGGCGCCACCTTCAAGCCCGACTCGGACGACGTGCGGGACTCCCCCGCGCTGAACGTCGCCGGGCAGGTGCACCTCCAGGGCGCCCAGGTGACGGTGTACGACCCCAAGGGCATGGACAACGCCCGGCGGCTCTTCCCGACCCTCGGCTACGCCGACACGGCGCTGGAGGCGGTGCGGGGTGCGGACGTGGTCCTGCACCTCACCGAGTGGCGGGAGTTCCGCGAGCTGGACCCCGAGGTGCTGGGCGAGGCGGCGGCGGCCCGGGTGATCCTGGACGGGCGCAACGCCCTGGACCCCGCACTGTGGCGGAAGGCCGGCTGGACGTACCGCGCGATGGGCCGCCCGACCGCCTGA
- a CDS encoding acyl-CoA dehydrogenase encodes MAGSADFDLYRTSEEHDMLRDAVRSLAEAKIAPYAAAVDEEARFPQEALDALTANDLHAVHVPEEYGGAGADALATVIVIEEVARACASSSLIPAVNKLGSLPVILSGSEELKKKYMTPLAKGDGMFSYCLSEPDAGSDAAGMKTKAVRDGDFWVLNGVKRWITNAGVSEYYTVMAVTDPSKRSKGISAFVVEKSDEGVSFGAPEKKLGIKGSPTREVYLDNVRIPADRMIGAEGTGFATAMKTLDHTRITIAAQALGIAQGALDYAKGYVKERKQFGKPIADFQGIQFMLADMAMKIEAARQLTYAAAAKSQRGDSDLTFQGAAAKCFASDVAMEVTTDAVQLLGGYGYTRDYPVERMMRDAKITQIYEGTNQVQRIVMARNLP; translated from the coding sequence TTGGCCGGATCGGCTGACTTCGACCTGTACCGCACGTCCGAGGAGCACGACATGCTCCGGGACGCCGTCCGCTCGCTGGCCGAGGCGAAGATCGCGCCGTACGCCGCCGCCGTGGACGAGGAGGCGCGCTTCCCGCAGGAGGCCCTGGACGCCCTCACCGCGAACGACCTGCACGCGGTGCACGTCCCCGAGGAGTACGGCGGCGCGGGCGCCGACGCCCTCGCCACGGTCATCGTGATCGAGGAGGTGGCCCGCGCCTGCGCGTCCTCCTCCCTCATCCCGGCCGTGAACAAGCTCGGCTCGCTCCCGGTGATCCTCTCCGGCTCCGAGGAGCTGAAGAAGAAGTACATGACCCCGCTCGCCAAGGGCGACGGCATGTTCTCCTACTGCCTCTCCGAGCCCGACGCGGGCTCGGACGCGGCCGGCATGAAGACCAAGGCCGTCCGCGACGGCGACTTCTGGGTGCTCAACGGCGTCAAGCGCTGGATCACCAACGCCGGCGTCAGCGAGTACTACACCGTCATGGCGGTCACCGACCCGAGCAAGCGCTCCAAGGGCATCTCCGCCTTCGTGGTCGAGAAGTCCGACGAGGGCGTCTCCTTCGGCGCCCCGGAGAAGAAGCTCGGCATCAAGGGCTCCCCGACCCGCGAGGTCTACCTCGACAACGTCCGCATCCCCGCCGACCGCATGATCGGCGCGGAGGGCACCGGCTTCGCCACCGCGATGAAGACGCTGGACCACACCCGCATCACCATCGCCGCCCAGGCCCTCGGCATCGCCCAGGGCGCCCTCGACTACGCCAAGGGCTACGTCAAGGAGCGCAAGCAGTTCGGCAAGCCGATCGCCGACTTCCAGGGCATCCAGTTCATGCTCGCCGACATGGCCATGAAGATCGAGGCCGCCCGCCAGCTCACCTACGCGGCGGCCGCCAAGTCGCAGCGCGGCGACAGCGACCTCACCTTCCAGGGCGCCGCCGCCAAGTGCTTCGCCTCCGACGTGGCCATGGAGGTCACCACGGACGCCGTCCAGCTGCTCGGCGGCTACGGCTACACCCGGGACTACCCGGTGGAGCGCATGATGCGCGACGCCAAGATCACGCAGATCTACGAGGGCACCAACCAGGTCCAGCGCATCGTCATGGCGCGCAACCTGCCGTAG
- a CDS encoding VOC family protein codes for MAVAELGPVVLDCPEPRALARFYAGVLGGTVEGEGDWVDLKLPGGRALAFQAAPGFVPPKWPAPDDSQQFHLDLDVKDLDAAEKAVLELGARPLDAEDRTRTFRVYADPAGHPFCLCAC; via the coding sequence ATGGCTGTCGCCGAACTGGGTCCCGTCGTCCTGGACTGTCCCGAGCCCCGTGCACTGGCCCGCTTCTACGCCGGCGTGCTCGGCGGCACCGTCGAGGGCGAGGGCGACTGGGTCGACCTGAAGCTGCCGGGCGGAAGGGCGCTGGCCTTCCAGGCGGCCCCCGGGTTCGTGCCGCCGAAGTGGCCCGCGCCCGACGACTCGCAGCAGTTCCACCTCGACCTCGACGTGAAGGACCTGGACGCGGCCGAGAAGGCGGTGCTGGAGCTGGGCGCGCGTCCGCTGGACGCGGAGGACCGCACCCGTACCTTCCGGGTTTACGCCGACCCGGCCGGGCACCCGTTCTGCCTCTGCGCCTGCTGA
- a CDS encoding acyl-CoA thioesterase has translation MTDQAEQASAAQSTAPEIPGKPTSASRTTLSHIMTHSDTNLLGTVHGGVIMKLVDDAAGAVAGRHSGGPAVTASMDEMAFLEPVRVGDLVHVKAQVNWTGRSSMEVGVRVLAERWNESTPATQVGSAYLVFAAVDADGKPRTVPPVLPETEKDKRRYQEAQIRRTHRLARRRAIMELRERRVAEGYED, from the coding sequence ATGACAGACCAGGCAGAACAGGCCTCGGCCGCGCAGTCGACGGCCCCGGAGATCCCGGGCAAGCCGACCTCGGCGTCCCGCACCACCCTCAGTCACATCATGACGCACAGCGACACCAACCTTCTGGGCACGGTGCACGGCGGTGTGATCATGAAGCTCGTCGACGACGCGGCGGGCGCCGTGGCCGGACGGCACTCCGGCGGACCCGCCGTCACCGCGTCCATGGACGAGATGGCGTTCCTCGAACCGGTCCGCGTCGGCGACCTCGTCCATGTGAAGGCCCAGGTCAACTGGACCGGCCGCAGTTCCATGGAGGTGGGCGTCCGGGTCCTGGCCGAGCGCTGGAACGAGTCCACCCCGGCCACCCAGGTCGGCTCGGCCTACCTGGTCTTCGCGGCCGTGGACGCCGACGGCAAGCCGCGCACGGTGCCGCCGGTGCTGCCCGAGACCGAGAAGGACAAGCGGCGCTACCAGGAGGCCCAGATCCGCCGCACCCACCGCCTGGCCCGCCGCCGGGCGATCATGGAACTGCGGGAGCGGCGGGTGGCGGAGGGGTACGAGGACTGA
- a CDS encoding CGNR zinc finger domain-containing protein, with protein sequence MSERSPAPGGLGLVETLVNTLDLETGADSLDTGEGRARLGLTQDDVPAARELRESLRATLLAHAGHPPHRAVTPLGELLAAAPLVVAVDPADGSAALAPAGEGSLTACVAAAVAQALVAGTWSRFKACEAADCHWAYYDRSPAGRGRWCSMQVCGARAKMRRYRAKES encoded by the coding sequence ATGAGTGAGAGATCGCCCGCACCGGGCGGCCTGGGCCTGGTCGAGACCCTGGTGAACACGCTGGACCTCGAGACGGGCGCCGACTCGCTGGACACCGGGGAGGGCCGGGCGCGGCTCGGCCTGACGCAGGACGACGTACCCGCGGCCCGTGAGCTTCGCGAGTCCCTGCGCGCGACCCTGCTCGCCCACGCCGGCCACCCGCCGCACCGCGCGGTGACCCCGCTGGGGGAGCTGCTGGCGGCCGCCCCGCTGGTCGTCGCCGTCGACCCGGCCGACGGCTCCGCCGCCCTCGCCCCGGCCGGGGAGGGCTCCCTGACCGCCTGCGTCGCCGCCGCCGTCGCCCAGGCACTGGTGGCCGGCACCTGGAGCCGCTTCAAGGCGTGCGAGGCCGCCGACTGCCACTGGGCGTACTACGACCGCAGCCCGGCGGGACGCGGCCGCTGGTGTTCCATGCAGGTGTGCGGGGCCCGCGCCAAGATGCGCCGGTACCGGGCCAAGGAGTCGTAA